AGAAAATACGTTTTTGAAATTAAAACAGTGGCGAGGCATTGCAACCCGTTACGCTAAAAAATCATCGTCATTCATAGCTTCAGTTCAGATATGTGCAATGTTTATGTGGCTTTATATATTATGACGACACCGTCTAGAGAATCAAGAAAAATTTTTTATAGCGGACTCAACAATAAAATTATAAAATTTATCTTGAAAATTTAATCAGGAGTGAGAAATAATTATGTCAGCAGCAAAAGTATTAGACTCATTAGAAACAGGAACATTAACGGAAACAATATCGCCCGAAGAAAAATTACGCCGTCTTGAAGCGTCAAACCCGGGATTCAAAGTTTACAGAATGTATGACGAGGGAAGACTCATTACTAATCCTAAAACTTTAAGGGCCATTGCAGAAGCTCAGGAAATAGCAGAAAATTGGCTCAAGGAAAAAGAAATGGAACGCCGCAGGTGGGAAGATTACGATGACGAAATCGAATAAGAGACAGCCGTCAAGTAAACGCACTAACATGCCGCGCGACTCAAGAAAGTCAAAAAGTTTTGTTAAAGATTGGGAGAAATTATCTCATTCAGGAAAACAAGACTTGAATATATTAAAAGAGGCCATGTTATTATTAATCGCTAATGACGAACCTTTGCCCCCTGAATGGAAAGATCATCAATTAAGCGGGAATCTTAAAGAGTTTCGGGAATGTCACGTGAAGGGAGATTTATTACTAGTTTATCAGATAGAAAAAAGCGGCCCAGATGAATTAGTAATCTTTACTGAAGCAAAAACTCATTCAGAAATGTTTTAACGCAAAATAAAACGCTGTCTTCACAAATCAATCAATCCATCAATCAATTTATACAGAAGA
The genomic region above belongs to Synergistaceae bacterium and contains:
- a CDS encoding type II toxin-antitoxin system YafQ family toxin — translated: MPRDSRKSKSFVKDWEKLSHSGKQDLNILKEAMLLLIANDEPLPPEWKDHQLSGNLKEFRECHVKGDLLLVYQIEKSGPDELVIFTEAKTHSEMF